One Dictyoglomus thermophilum H-6-12 DNA window includes the following coding sequences:
- the pilM gene encoding type IV pilus biogenesis protein PilM, with protein MGLFSSEVPILSIEFGNPLRVVFGGKRKDKKVVIKNFALETLPPEVIQGGQLNNPDYLLEVLKGILKRFKVKSGKTLISIPAQNVVVRFFNFPYMPENELRESIKWELERYIPLSPEDVNYDIQVVDVVDKGDTKESRIMLVAVSKEILNPYLDVIKKLNLEPELVDVSVFSAVRMMIMSRKDIPKGNTMYLYTHDNVAEFVIAKENQPMFFRSTVMEEWNPQEEVDDLTKSFMLEDFVRKIQEAVNFFYMQFPEEHIDQAIITGSNVKNKDFIDLLEAILNVTTEISPSSSVGTDNLLTVNLKKQEKEFLSDIYSWVVPVGLFFWERL; from the coding sequence ATGGGTTTATTTTCTTCTGAGGTTCCAATTTTAAGTATTGAGTTTGGCAATCCATTAAGAGTTGTTTTTGGGGGGAAGAGGAAAGATAAAAAGGTTGTAATTAAGAATTTTGCATTAGAAACTCTTCCTCCGGAGGTTATTCAAGGGGGTCAATTGAATAATCCAGATTATCTCTTAGAAGTACTTAAGGGGATTTTGAAAAGATTTAAGGTAAAGTCAGGAAAAACTTTGATATCTATTCCTGCTCAAAATGTGGTTGTAAGATTTTTTAATTTTCCTTATATGCCTGAGAATGAACTTAGGGAATCAATAAAATGGGAGCTTGAAAGATATATACCTCTATCTCCCGAAGATGTAAATTATGATATTCAAGTAGTAGACGTAGTAGATAAAGGAGATACAAAAGAAAGTAGAATAATGCTTGTGGCTGTGTCTAAGGAGATTTTGAATCCTTACCTTGATGTTATAAAAAAACTGAACCTGGAACCTGAATTAGTAGATGTTAGTGTCTTCTCAGCTGTAAGAATGATGATTATGAGTAGAAAAGATATTCCTAAGGGTAATACTATGTATCTATACACCCATGATAATGTGGCAGAGTTTGTGATAGCGAAGGAAAATCAGCCTATGTTTTTTAGAAGTACTGTAATGGAGGAGTGGAATCCACAAGAAGAAGTCGATGATTTAACAAAATCCTTCATGCTCGAGGATTTTGTTAGAAAAATACAGGAAGCTGTTAACTTCTTTTATATGCAATTTCCTGAAGAGCATATAGATCAGGCTATAATTACAGGGAGTAATGTAAAGAATAAAGATTTCATAGATCTTTTAGAAGCAATTCTTAATGTAACCACCGAAATCTCTCCAAGTTCTTCTGTTGGTACGGATAACTTGTTAACAGTAAATTTGAAAAAACAGGAAAAGGAGTTTTTAAGTGATATATATTCTTGGGTAGTTCCTGTTGGATTATTCTTCTGGGAGAGGTTATGA
- a CDS encoding type IV pilus modification PilV family protein, which yields MRHQGIGNERGFSLLEALVVGVLLLISIVGILQMYSVIFYNAPKVDNLTRANYLLIKEAEIVLSQSYTTLDNFLLSNYPKIVNYGNISYTITYTLLDELSWGKYIKLSTFWNEGKENKSLSIELFKAKL from the coding sequence ATGAGGCACCAAGGAATTGGGAATGAGAGGGGATTTAGCCTATTAGAGGCTTTGGTAGTTGGTGTACTTCTTTTAATAAGTATTGTGGGTATACTTCAAATGTACTCTGTGATATTTTATAATGCTCCTAAAGTAGATAATTTAACGAGGGCAAATTATCTTTTAATTAAAGAAGCTGAGATAGTATTATCTCAATCGTACACAACTTTAGATAATTTTCTTTTATCTAATTATCCTAAAATTGTAAATTATGGAAATATAAGTTATACTATAACATATACTTTGTTAGATGAGCTTAGTTGGGGGAAATATATCAAACTCAGTACTTTTTGGAATGAGGGGAAAGAAAATAAAAGTTTAAGCATTGAGCTATTTAAGGCTAAATTATGA
- the ruvX gene encoding Holliday junction resolvase RuvX produces the protein MRVLAIDWGEKYVGLAISDPLRIIAQGLDVWEIKGEEDFVSRLKRLVEDYQVKEIVLGYPISLRGHENERTQKVRHIAELIESVIGIPVKFVDERLTTMEAEKVLLEGDIKRKKRKLLKNKQAAVIILQKYLDSSSLDT, from the coding sequence ATGAGAGTTCTTGCAATTGATTGGGGAGAAAAATATGTAGGTCTTGCTATATCAGATCCTTTGAGAATAATTGCACAAGGATTGGATGTTTGGGAGATTAAGGGTGAAGAGGATTTTGTAAGTAGGTTAAAAAGATTGGTAGAAGATTATCAAGTAAAAGAAATAGTTTTAGGATATCCTATAAGTTTAAGAGGACATGAAAATGAAAGAACCCAAAAGGTAAGACATATTGCAGAGTTAATAGAGTCTGTAATAGGAATTCCTGTAAAATTTGTCGATGAAAGACTTACTACAATGGAAGCAGAAAAGGTTCTTTTAGAGGGTGATATAAAGAGAAAAAAGAGAAAATTACTAAAAAATAAACAGGCTGCAGTTATAATTTTGCAAAAATACCTTGATTCTTCATCTCTTGACACATAA
- a CDS encoding prepilin-type N-terminal cleavage/methylation domain-containing protein gives MTNNKGFTLIELILVILISGIVIGIISNLGFLIINERKLTLKAYEIMQCLIEIRDNAFTKDEGYPDWVYFYPFSDLILIKSFDKAKNTYKTIKIIDLSIEGIDLLSAVFGNNNYVYFNRLSVPSSGGTIAICYKNVRKYIVITPATGRIYISNEAPRNWE, from the coding sequence ATGACAAATAATAAGGGTTTTACTCTTATAGAGTTAATTTTAGTTATCTTAATATCTGGAATTGTGATAGGCATTATTTCAAATCTTGGCTTTTTAATAATTAATGAGAGAAAACTAACACTAAAAGCTTATGAGATAATGCAGTGTCTTATCGAGATTAGAGATAATGCTTTTACAAAAGATGAAGGCTATCCCGATTGGGTTTATTTTTATCCTTTTTCCGACTTGATTTTAATAAAGAGTTTTGATAAAGCTAAAAACACATATAAAACTATAAAAATAATTGATTTGTCAATAGAAGGTATAGATTTACTATCCGCAGTTTTTGGTAATAACAATTATGTTTACTTTAACAGATTGAGTGTTCCTTCTTCAGGGGGGACTATTGCTATTTGTTATAAAAATGTGAGAAAATATATTGTGATAACTCCTGCTACAGGGAGGATATATATTAGTAATGAGGCACCAAGGAATTGGGAATGA
- the thrS gene encoding threonine--tRNA ligase, with translation MGWKMQYKDKIWEKEGNLLEVVKEEGLEKKVFGAKINGVLSDLNVFPQDGSFVELLDWESEDGRSIYRHTSAHILAHAVKELFPEVKLGIGPAIEDGFYYDFYRSEPFSQEDLEKIEAKMREIIKQDLPIERIEVTREEAERILKEMKEDFKLELLEEIPEGERISFYRQGNFIDLCRGPHLPSTGWVKSFKLLSVSGAYWRGNEKNPMFQRIYGTSFPSEEELKKYLEEREEAQRRDHRKLGRELEIFDTFEEAGPGLIFYPPKGAMLRLIIEEFERKEHLKRGYLPVITPHLMQAELWKRSGHWDNYRENMFFLQVEDKDYAVKPMNCPGHILIYNSKVRSYRDLPLRFFEMGTVYRYERSGVLYGLERARGFTQDDAHIFCTQEQLEDEIKGVLDFVFYMLDSFGLKDYVVTLSTKPEKYIGSDEIWEKATQALKNALESVGIDYRIAEGEGAFYGPKIDVGLKGLLGKMWQGPTIQVDFNLPERFDLTYDAPDGTKKRPVMIHRAILGSYERFIGILIEHYGGRFPLWLAPEQVRILPISEKHNEYAEYVLRTLRDNEIRAEIDKDQAKLNYKLRKAIAEKVPYIFIVGDKEKEEGKVSVRIHNKDLGVFDLSYVIAKLLEEIKSKKVFSGGFE, from the coding sequence ATGGGTTGGAAAATGCAGTATAAGGATAAAATATGGGAAAAAGAAGGAAATCTCTTAGAGGTTGTAAAGGAAGAAGGTCTTGAGAAAAAAGTTTTTGGGGCAAAGATTAATGGGGTTCTTTCTGATTTAAATGTCTTTCCTCAGGATGGAAGTTTTGTGGAGCTTCTTGATTGGGAGAGTGAAGATGGTAGAAGCATCTATAGGCATACTTCTGCACATATACTTGCTCATGCAGTAAAGGAATTATTTCCAGAAGTAAAGCTTGGAATAGGTCCTGCTATTGAGGATGGATTTTATTATGACTTTTATAGAAGCGAACCCTTTTCACAGGAAGACTTGGAAAAAATAGAAGCAAAAATGAGGGAGATAATAAAGCAGGATTTACCTATTGAAAGAATTGAAGTTACAAGGGAAGAAGCAGAAAGAATTTTGAAAGAGATGAAAGAGGATTTTAAATTGGAACTTCTTGAAGAAATACCTGAGGGAGAAAGAATATCCTTTTACAGGCAAGGAAATTTTATTGATCTTTGTAGAGGACCCCATTTGCCATCTACAGGTTGGGTGAAGTCTTTTAAACTGTTGAGCGTCTCCGGGGCTTATTGGAGAGGAAATGAGAAGAATCCTATGTTCCAGAGAATATATGGAACTTCCTTTCCCTCAGAAGAGGAGTTGAAAAAATATTTAGAAGAACGAGAAGAAGCTCAAAGAAGAGATCACAGAAAATTAGGAAGAGAGTTGGAGATATTCGATACTTTTGAGGAGGCAGGGCCAGGTTTAATATTTTATCCCCCTAAAGGTGCCATGCTCAGGCTTATAATTGAAGAATTTGAAAGAAAAGAACACTTGAAAAGGGGTTATCTTCCAGTAATTACTCCTCATTTGATGCAAGCAGAACTATGGAAAAGGTCTGGGCATTGGGATAACTATAGAGAAAATATGTTCTTTCTTCAAGTGGAAGACAAAGACTATGCAGTGAAACCAATGAATTGTCCGGGTCATATTTTAATCTATAATTCTAAAGTAAGAAGTTACAGAGATCTACCCTTAAGATTTTTTGAGATGGGAACAGTTTATAGATATGAAAGATCTGGTGTGCTTTATGGACTTGAAAGAGCGAGAGGCTTTACTCAAGATGATGCTCACATATTCTGTACTCAAGAACAGTTAGAAGATGAGATAAAGGGAGTTTTAGATTTTGTCTTCTATATGTTAGATAGTTTTGGACTAAAAGATTATGTGGTAACTCTTTCTACAAAACCAGAAAAATATATAGGTTCTGATGAGATTTGGGAAAAGGCTACCCAAGCCCTTAAAAATGCTTTAGAAAGTGTAGGTATAGATTATAGGATTGCCGAAGGAGAAGGAGCCTTTTATGGTCCTAAAATTGATGTGGGATTGAAGGGGCTTCTTGGAAAGATGTGGCAGGGACCCACAATACAAGTAGATTTTAACTTACCTGAGAGGTTTGATCTTACTTATGATGCACCTGATGGAACGAAGAAAAGACCTGTCATGATTCATAGAGCCATTCTTGGATCTTATGAAAGATTCATAGGAATTCTTATTGAACACTATGGTGGCAGATTCCCTTTGTGGCTTGCTCCAGAACAGGTAAGAATATTACCCATATCTGAGAAACATAATGAGTATGCTGAATACGTGCTAAGAACCTTAAGAGACAATGAGATAAGGGCAGAGATAGACAAAGATCAGGCCAAGTTAAATTATAAATTAAGAAAGGCTATAGCTGAAAAAGTACCGTATATTTTCATTGTCGGAGATAAGGAAAAAGAAGAAGGTAAAGTAAGTGTAAGGATACATAATAAGGATTTAGGAGTTTTTGACCTCTCTTATGTGATAGCAAAACTGTTAGAAGAGATTAAAAGCAAAAAAGTTTTTAGCGGAGGATTTGAATAA
- a CDS encoding prepilin peptidase gives MLKILLTFWFFLLGSAVGSFLNVVIYRLPRRESIIFPPSHCPSCGHKLSAKDLIPILSYILLKGRCRYCGARISWRYPVVEFITGISYAILFWIYGFSLFTFKSLILISMLIPIFFIDLENMLIPDVISIPGIVVGLLFSFWEGNLVQGVLGSLIFGGILLLIYVVALLILKEEGMGQGDIKLGFMLGGFLGLKLSLFAIFLSYLIGGIFSILVIVLRSKNLKTAIPFGPFLITGALISLFWGEVLIKLYLSLVFR, from the coding sequence ATGCTAAAAATATTATTGACTTTCTGGTTTTTCCTTTTAGGAAGTGCTGTGGGAAGCTTTCTTAATGTGGTGATATATAGACTCCCTAGGAGGGAGTCTATTATTTTCCCTCCTTCTCATTGTCCTTCTTGTGGCCATAAGTTGTCTGCTAAGGACCTTATTCCCATATTGAGTTATATTTTACTTAAGGGTAGATGTAGATACTGCGGGGCAAGAATCTCTTGGAGATATCCTGTGGTAGAGTTTATTACCGGAATTTCGTATGCTATTTTATTTTGGATCTACGGATTTTCTCTTTTTACCTTTAAATCTCTTATACTTATTTCTATGCTTATTCCTATCTTCTTCATTGATCTTGAAAATATGTTAATACCAGATGTAATCTCTATTCCGGGCATAGTTGTAGGACTTCTTTTCTCCTTTTGGGAAGGTAATTTAGTGCAGGGTGTTCTAGGGAGTTTGATTTTTGGGGGAATTCTTTTATTAATTTATGTTGTGGCTTTGTTAATATTAAAAGAGGAGGGTATGGGGCAAGGTGATATAAAGCTTGGCTTCATGCTTGGGGGTTTCCTTGGGCTTAAATTATCGCTTTTTGCTATATTTTTAAGTTATCTTATTGGTGGAATATTTTCTATATTAGTAATAGTTTTGAGAAGTAAAAATTTAAAGACAGCTATACCTTTTGGTCCCTTTCTAATAACGGGGGCACTGATATCTTTATTTTGGGGTGAAGTTTTGATTAAATTATATCTTTCTTTAGTTTTTAGATGA
- a CDS encoding PilN domain-containing protein, whose product MFRINLLPKEAKKKEPIRLPFLGVLITLVGLILLIGEIILYFNLSSEVANLRNENTSLEIQINDLKNKINELQKLQSIKSQYEEKLKLVEEISKREIAWLDLFEMLNSITPKNLWVKSFNLDSSDNINIEGFALNYKEIAIFLDQLDKSNLVKNASLGFAQKVGEPPLVSINFRIVAQYKRGEQ is encoded by the coding sequence ATGTTTAGGATTAATTTGCTTCCAAAAGAGGCTAAGAAAAAAGAACCCATAAGGTTACCTTTTCTTGGTGTACTAATTACGCTTGTGGGTTTGATTTTACTAATTGGGGAGATCATACTTTATTTTAATCTTTCTTCGGAGGTTGCAAATTTAAGAAATGAAAATACATCATTGGAGATTCAGATTAATGATTTAAAAAACAAAATCAATGAACTTCAGAAATTACAGAGTATAAAATCCCAATATGAAGAGAAATTAAAACTGGTAGAAGAAATATCAAAAAGGGAAATTGCATGGCTTGACTTATTTGAGATGTTAAATAGTATAACTCCTAAGAATTTGTGGGTTAAAAGTTTTAATCTGGATTCTTCTGATAATATAAACATTGAAGGCTTTGCTCTCAATTATAAAGAGATTGCCATATTTTTAGATCAACTTGACAAAAGTAATCTTGTAAAAAATGCTTCTTTGGGATTTGCTCAAAAAGTGGGAGAACCACCTTTGGTTTCTATAAATTTTAGGATTGTGGCTCAGTATAAGAGGGGTGAACAATGA
- a CDS encoding prepilin-type N-terminal cleavage/methylation domain-containing protein: MKKGYTLVELLISISIVIIIIALVVNFLVTGSLGYQFINRKVQYQRNARLVAERMIREVKKASLIDSASDGSNLIFSYTYYDFSTNPISSTSSTVKYYVDSNGILRRQVKQGNLWVGNNPLTESDFRVLTPVFYYYNSSRNLVSPQNAELIEVVLKFDGDRNNIPDYTLTFNIFLPVRSVYYVK; this comes from the coding sequence ATGAAAAAGGGTTATACATTAGTAGAGCTTTTAATAAGTATTTCCATAGTGATAATCATAATAGCACTAGTAGTTAATTTCCTTGTTACTGGTTCGTTGGGATATCAATTTATTAATAGAAAGGTTCAATATCAAAGAAATGCAAGACTTGTAGCTGAAAGAATGATAAGAGAAGTAAAAAAGGCTTCACTTATTGACAGTGCTTCTGATGGAAGTAATCTAATTTTTAGTTATACCTATTATGATTTTTCCACTAATCCTATAAGTTCAACCTCATCCACAGTCAAATATTATGTGGATTCAAACGGGATTTTAAGGAGACAAGTTAAACAGGGAAATCTATGGGTTGGGAATAATCCCTTAACAGAAAGTGATTTTAGGGTTTTAACTCCAGTTTTTTATTATTATAATTCTTCACGTAACTTAGTTTCTCCTCAGAATGCAGAATTAATTGAGGTAGTTTTAAAGTTTGATGGAGATAGAAATAATATTCCAGATTATACTTTGACCTTTAATATTTTTTTACCAGTGAGGAGTGTCTATTATGTTAAATAG
- the alaS gene encoding alanine--tRNA ligase, which yields MMKSSDIRRKFIDYFVKNDHLHLPSASLVPSDDPTLLFTTAGMVPFKPYFLGQGVPPKRRITTVQKCFRTTDIERVGITPRHLTFLEMLGNFSFGDYFKREAIGFAYEFLTKELGIPVSKLWISVYEEDDEAYDIWNKEIGIPKERIVRLGKEDNFWGPPGPTGPCGPCSEIYYDFGPKTKEEENCKPGDPCDRFMEIWNLVFMAYYMDEDGKLSPLPQKNIDTGMGLERITTVVEGVSNVFETDLFLPIIQEIKNIIENSDPTTERLISDHIRGITFLMGDGVVPTNEGRGYVLRRLIRRSLRRAYKHGIKEPFLYKLVPVVVEIMKEAYPELIDRKDYIQKVLIREEEQFLRTLEQGLALLEDYFKKVSNKVVSGEFAFKLYDTYGFPIELTQEIAGEEGFKIDIDEFNKYMEEQREKARASMEEKLEESFISLSDEEVYYMRNLPKTEFVGYDTLETESNVLFFVGGKHGKNILEGEEVYFLMDKTPFYAEGGGQVSDKGKVYNSEVEVEILDVKKLGEDFIIHRGKVLKGEFKEGQIVKAEVDKEKRYHTMRHHTATHLLHSALREYLGTHVMQSGSLVSPEFLRFDFTHHSPLSYEDLKIIEKKVNENILANHKVEKFWTTLEEARRMGAIALFTEKYQKNVRVIKIDNISMELCGGTHVDYTGEIGSFYIVKEEGIGSGIRRIFAVCGLKAWEYQKRKEEIVNKVSLLLNSSLDEVHIKVEKLLNELKEKERKIKDLEEKVIKREAEVLLNNVDKIDNFSLICASLDMENDAIKRLGDYLKNKDDNLIMLFFRPLDNKLVGTVMVGKKLISKGITAKKIVDLIGERFNGKGGGKDTLAQISLPKTNIEEIKGFLKENLLK from the coding sequence ATGATGAAAAGTAGCGATATTAGAAGAAAATTTATAGACTATTTCGTAAAAAATGATCATTTGCACTTACCAAGTGCATCGTTAGTACCTTCTGATGATCCAACTCTTCTTTTCACTACTGCAGGAATGGTACCATTTAAACCTTATTTTTTAGGACAGGGTGTACCTCCGAAGAGGAGAATTACTACAGTTCAAAAGTGCTTCCGAACTACTGATATAGAAAGAGTTGGGATAACTCCAAGACACCTTACTTTTTTGGAGATGCTTGGTAATTTTTCTTTTGGAGACTATTTCAAAAGAGAGGCAATTGGTTTTGCATATGAATTTTTAACAAAGGAGTTAGGCATTCCTGTTTCTAAATTATGGATTTCTGTTTATGAGGAGGATGATGAGGCTTACGACATTTGGAATAAAGAAATAGGTATTCCTAAAGAGCGAATTGTCAGACTTGGGAAGGAAGATAACTTCTGGGGACCCCCAGGACCTACAGGGCCTTGTGGCCCTTGTTCTGAGATATACTATGATTTTGGTCCTAAGACTAAGGAGGAAGAAAATTGTAAGCCTGGAGATCCATGTGATAGATTTATGGAGATATGGAATTTGGTGTTTATGGCTTATTACATGGATGAAGATGGAAAACTTTCTCCTCTTCCTCAAAAGAATATTGATACAGGCATGGGACTCGAACGAATCACTACTGTGGTAGAAGGAGTAAGTAATGTTTTTGAAACTGACTTATTTTTGCCTATTATTCAGGAAATTAAGAATATAATAGAAAATTCTGACCCTACTACTGAAAGATTAATCTCCGATCATATAAGAGGGATTACATTTTTGATGGGAGATGGTGTTGTCCCAACTAATGAGGGAAGGGGCTATGTCTTGAGAAGGCTTATAAGGAGATCGTTGAGAAGAGCATATAAACATGGTATAAAAGAGCCATTCTTATATAAGTTGGTCCCAGTAGTGGTTGAAATAATGAAAGAGGCATATCCTGAACTTATTGATAGAAAAGATTATATTCAAAAGGTACTTATCAGAGAAGAAGAGCAATTCTTAAGGACTTTGGAGCAGGGCTTAGCTCTTCTCGAGGACTATTTCAAGAAAGTTTCAAATAAAGTGGTAAGTGGAGAATTTGCTTTTAAACTTTATGATACTTATGGTTTTCCTATTGAATTGACACAAGAGATAGCAGGAGAAGAAGGTTTCAAGATAGACATAGATGAATTTAACAAATATATGGAAGAACAGAGAGAAAAGGCAAGGGCCTCTATGGAAGAAAAGCTTGAGGAGAGTTTTATTTCTCTTTCTGACGAGGAAGTTTATTATATGAGAAATCTTCCTAAGACTGAATTTGTAGGTTATGACACTCTTGAAACTGAGAGTAATGTTCTATTTTTTGTCGGGGGAAAACATGGGAAGAATATTTTGGAAGGAGAAGAAGTATATTTCTTGATGGATAAGACTCCTTTTTATGCTGAGGGCGGAGGGCAGGTTTCTGATAAAGGTAAAGTTTATAATTCAGAAGTAGAAGTGGAGATTTTGGATGTTAAGAAACTTGGTGAAGACTTTATCATACATAGGGGAAAAGTTCTAAAGGGAGAGTTTAAAGAGGGACAAATTGTTAAAGCAGAGGTGGATAAAGAAAAAAGATATCATACCATGAGACATCATACTGCTACTCACCTTTTACATTCAGCTTTAAGGGAATACTTAGGTACTCATGTTATGCAGTCAGGATCCTTAGTTTCTCCTGAGTTTTTAAGATTTGATTTTACTCACCATTCACCATTAAGCTATGAAGACTTAAAAATAATTGAGAAAAAAGTTAATGAAAATATTTTGGCAAATCATAAAGTAGAGAAATTCTGGACTACTCTGGAAGAAGCAAGAAGAATGGGAGCTATTGCTCTATTTACAGAAAAGTATCAAAAAAATGTCAGAGTTATTAAAATTGACAATATAAGTATGGAGCTCTGTGGAGGGACTCATGTGGACTATACCGGAGAAATAGGCAGTTTTTATATAGTGAAAGAAGAGGGAATAGGGAGCGGGATAAGAAGAATTTTTGCTGTTTGTGGTTTGAAGGCTTGGGAATATCAAAAGAGAAAAGAAGAAATTGTTAATAAAGTCTCTTTGCTTCTTAATTCTTCTCTTGATGAGGTTCACATAAAAGTTGAGAAGTTACTTAATGAGTTGAAGGAAAAAGAAAGAAAAATAAAAGATCTTGAAGAAAAAGTGATTAAAAGAGAGGCAGAGGTCTTGTTAAATAATGTCGATAAAATAGATAATTTTTCTCTTATCTGTGCTAGTTTAGATATGGAAAATGATGCTATTAAAAGACTTGGGGATTACCTAAAAAATAAAGATGATAATTTAATTATGTTATTTTTTAGACCCTTAGATAATAAACTTGTGGGTACGGTTATGGTAGGTAAAAAGTTAATTTCAAAAGGTATAACGGCCAAAAAGATTGTAGATTTAATTGGGGAAAGGTTTAATGGAAAGGGTGGAGGAAAAGATACCTTAGCCCAGATAAGTCTGCCTAAGACTAATATTGAAGAAATAAAGGGGTTCTTAAAGGAAAATCTTTTGAAATGA
- a CDS encoding type IV pilus inner membrane component PilO: MKISINKWVIIGILLFVISIGFYFVFYKALENEKTTLTESIETNRQMLLRYQLSYKKSLEEWEKFKDSLQRFSEIQQKLPTKEDLPSLLAFIESIAKNSKLSINSFKPLPPEVKQTTTQEQQGKQVQQEQKPAYEERSYSLDLQGSYGGFLLFLSKLKTAPRLILMKDLKIDPVDVTAKELKFSFVLSTFITK; encoded by the coding sequence ATGAAGATAAGTATAAACAAATGGGTTATAATTGGAATCTTACTTTTTGTAATTTCAATTGGTTTTTACTTTGTCTTTTATAAAGCTTTAGAAAACGAAAAAACAACTCTTACAGAAAGTATCGAAACCAATAGGCAGATGTTACTTAGGTATCAACTTAGCTATAAAAAGAGCTTAGAAGAATGGGAGAAATTTAAGGATTCTCTTCAAAGATTTTCAGAAATTCAGCAAAAACTTCCTACAAAAGAGGATCTTCCAAGTTTATTAGCCTTTATTGAATCTATAGCTAAAAATTCAAAATTATCAATTAATAGTTTTAAGCCTTTACCTCCTGAAGTAAAACAGACCACAACTCAAGAGCAACAAGGAAAACAAGTTCAGCAGGAGCAAAAACCAGCTTATGAAGAAAGATCGTACAGTCTTGATCTTCAAGGAAGTTATGGTGGGTTTTTACTGTTCTTATCTAAGTTAAAAACAGCGCCTAGGTTAATACTGATGAAAGATTTGAAAATAGATCCTGTTGATGTGACTGCAAAAGAATTGAAATTTTCTTTTGTCCTTTCAACCTTCATAACTAAATAG